In Phalacrocorax carbo chromosome 1, bPhaCar2.1, whole genome shotgun sequence, the genomic stretch aagaataaaaaatgcaaggtaaggcaaaaatatatgaaagcaGTAAGATATGTTAAGTGTCTATTTGGAATCTCTTTTGTCTTGTTGatccttaataatttttaaatgacttACAGTTTCCAGAAGTGATTTGCTGTGAATTTTGGAGACACAGCTGACAGTTGAAGGCAGCATGAGCAGAGACTTGGGCTAGGGACTGGGTTCTGCTCCTGCCCCACCGCTCTCATGGGGTGATATGTATACCAGGCACCGCACAAAATACAATATCAACATATTTCAATATATATTGGAatatatattgaaatatattgAAAGATATTTATGATATATATTTCAATCAGAAATGTATTATTAGGGACGGGGGGTGTTCTCATGGATGGCCCCACTTCCTAGTGGCTGAAGCACTGACTTAGAAAATAGTTATTTGGGTACTTACAGGCTGTTCTGGGGGTGAAGATACTCTGCCTCTCCTACTGAAGCTTTGTGAAGACCCAAAGAGATATTGGGCAAACAGAGGAGAATTGAAATGTGGGAGGTGGATTCAGATCACAGTTTTGGGTTCCTCCCAAGCTGATATgggaggtgtttaaaaatgaGCTCTGGGCCTCCGATTTTAGGTTAGAAGTCCAAAATGTCAGGGTTACTCAGATCCAGACTTTTGGGACAAAGCTAATTTGAATGAAAGGCTAAGATTTATGTTTTGCAGCTGTCCTGTGAATATTAATTAGCAAATGGTTTCATATGTTAGGTTTATGAGATAGTATACTGACTCATGAGCTAAAATGAACACAGCCTCTTTTATAACATATAAACATTACCCAGCTACAGGAAACACACCTGTCCACATGAAATTGTTTACTAACCACTATTGATTTCTGCCTAAGTAGGGACAAATACACCTCTATTTTAATGGCATGGTCTCCGATGGAGGAATCCTAAAGGAAGGGGTTTTGACACTGCAAACTGCGTGTGAAAATGCTACATTGATGCACAGAGCTCCtctaaaataaaggaagaatatAATAATTGATAACCATATAATCTTCATTTACAGATGATCTACatcagcagaaatccaaaagaTACTGCAGTTTCCATGTATCATTACTACAGAGAAAATCCAAACCTTCCCACCATTGACACCTGGACTGCTTTTTTTGACTTGTTCTTAAAAGGAGATGGTAAGGATAAATGTTATGTTTTCTCCTTGCACTTTACAGTAGCTTATTAAGTACAGAAAGAGTTAAGAAATGTGAACTGTGTGAAAACTCCTTATTGCACTCCTTATTCATATGGCTTtggttgggtattttttttcaggataaaTTCTAACGCCAAACTAAACAAGAGCAAATAATAGGATGCTATCTTCAGCTCTGTGAGGAGACATTTTGATAAGCAGCTGCATTATTTCAGCACAACTGCTCTTTGCAggtttttgctgttctttgacATAGCTGTTAAAAAACATATTCTCACAGACAAGTTACTGATTTAATTTCTCCTCACGAACACTCTGAAACCCCTGACAATTTCTTGATTCTGACGCCAGTTTGCCTGTGTTAAAACATTTCCATCCTTGTCTTGCAAACCACAATAACAGACTGCTTCCCACCAAGAATTAATGTTTAAACTTTGATAGAGGAGGTATGCATATACAGCTCCCCCCAAGCAGATACGAGGGCAGCTGGGCTCACCACTGCCAGCTCCCGTCCTCGGCGAGCGGGCCGATGGGGCAGGCGCTCTGTCTGAAGgtgttcagccagctctgtGAGGCTCACTGCCGTGCTGGATTGCAGGCAATGGGGCACATGGGGAGACCATCCCCAGGCTGCACTGAGAGCTATGCTTGCAGGTGTAGTGTCTTCTCTCATGTTAAAGACAGCCTTGGGTGGCCCTTCAAAGGGAGTCTAGATGCTTTCCTAAAGCCCTGCTGCACACGCTCTGCCTGATGTGTTGTCGTAGTAGTGGGGTCCAAAGACCAAGGACAAGAGTGAGATTTTTATGAGTGACAGAGGTGGCATGGAGGCTGACAACAGGACCGTGTTCCAGTTATCCACTCccatttttagtgttttattaCTCCTTTGAGGACATGTTGCTGCTGTACAACCATAAGTGATGATAACAGCAACAATGACAGATCCGCTTGAAAACTTCGAAAGAAAAGTGCCATTGCAGTCATCATGGGCTTACATCAAAGATCCAGAAGTCGGTTTGCCTACTGACTTGTGTGGGCTTTGGCTCAGAGCTTGTGTTCCTAGTGCAGAGCAGCCCTAAGGCACGTGCTTCAGTGATTTGCGGGATCTTGGCTTGTTTAGTATCAACTCTGAACACTCaatagtaaaaaaagaaaagagggttatattaaattttaaaagcatctacCATTTATCTGTAACTTAGCAGCCACCTTCTATTTTCTGTGCGCttacaaaaatataattgtATTGGTTACAATAGAAATTTATGTAAGAGGTGATAGCGAGAGGGTTTGTCATTTTTGCTCCTAACACAAACATATGAGGGCTGTGCTGCTTGATTCAGATCCTGTAGTAGTCTTGAAGAATTACTCTCCATTCAGAACAAGGGTGAGGACACACAGAGGCAGCTGTGATGCTGTACCTGGAGCCTCCAAGACTGTATGCTGTACCGCTGAAGCCAACAGGGCTATTCTATGCTATCTTTGGCCACTTCTCCAGTGTGACTGACCAAGAGAGCAGGGTTTAATTGCACACTGTGGAGCACACATGCCTTGCAGTTAGGCAGTGCTTTATGTGCAGGAGGCGGCTATAGACTGAAGCATTCAGCAAAATACTTAATTACATCTCAAGGTCTCCAACCAAAATGACACCCGTTACAATATTACACTCTTCTGGCAGCAGTCTGAAGCAAAGCCACCGTTCTGGAGAAGGCTGGCTGCGATTGCTCTGTCCAAGCCTCCTCTCATCCCCCTCAGGAGTCTTTCCACACATCTAGCAATGCAATCCATCTTGTCATTCAATCAGAAGGGTCagaattttgtttcttagaagaaagctgaaatttaGCTCTCCTCCCATGGTTCAACAAAAGGAGCATTCAGGAAAACAAGTCCTATGAGTCATCTATAAAACCAGAAGTTATCTATGTCATTCACTGAATGACGTATTTTCATAATAACCTGTTTACATAATTCTtctttgacttttaaaattatcactGCTGGGAAAAAATACAGCTAACAATAGTGTGCTCCATTTAACAGACTCCTTATTTCATTTCCTAGTGAAGTGATCATATTTCTAGCTGTGACCACAAACATGGAGACATTTGCCAAGATGTTCAGATCTTGTTAGGCCAGTACATTTCCCTTCATTACTGGCCTTTACTTAGATTTGGAGCCTGTTTCCACTACAGAATTATATCTCAGAATAGTATCTGCATCTCTGATACAAAACCAAATTCCAGCAAGAATGTAAGTTGGATTGTAAGTTGGAGTCGCCTCACAAAAAGAATTTATTCCAGTTTAGGAGAACAGAGAGTACACACTATGAAGGAAGGGATTGTTCCCCTAAATGTGCTAGGTGGAGTCAGAGTTATTTCTGAATAATGTTTATATGAATCTCTTTTACATGGGATTCCTTTTCAGTTGTCTGTGGATCCTGGTTTGATCATTTCCTAAGTTGGGAAGAACATGAAAGTGATAAAAACGTCCTGTTTTTGTTctatgaagacatgaagaaGGTAAATATGCTCTCTGCTCTTATTTCAGAATGCATTACTTGTAAATTAACATCATTACAGTATCAAAGAGcaaattataatgaaaaaggagaaagaaaaatatgaatgtatgtcttttggcatatttttttatttgcatagaACTTCATATTAGTGAAGTAATTCTGACTGCACAAGTTATATAAATATCAAATCCTGTGAGAGTTGCGTTTCATAGATGTAGAGTAGGACACAtattacatgatttttttcaggataCAGGAAGAATTTTAAGTTCCTCATTCTTGGTCCTATGGAGAGACCAACGAAGGACATTTGTTGAGGGCCACACATTAACCTGCTATGTCTGAAATTTCAGGTGAAATTTTCAAAAAGTGATGTAAGACAACAGAACTACTCATGGTCAGTGGGGCCTGTGATGCcaataaacaagaaaattagAGGCTGCAAGGAATAGGAAAAAAGCTGATGAAAGGAAATTATGATGCAGAAACAGCTTTgccagtcttaaaaaaaaagtcaaatatcAACATACCTtatctttcagagaaaaaatcTTTGGAAGCGTAGAAAACACTTTCTAGTCTTTCCACTAAAatagttttgttcatttttttggagctaaaaaaaaaaccaaacaaacagaagtatCCACTACAAGGAATATAAACAAGCCATTTTGGATCCTGAGTCACTTCTTGGACCTCTAGATATAGCACCTCTAATGAAATAAGCCACATATACAGAAGCTgagctttgcatttttctctatTGCCAGTGAAATAATTCTTAGAGACAGGAGAACGCTTTGCCTGAATTGGGAGTAAAATTGCAATGTAACTGTATTTGAAATCCCATACTCAGCATTTACTCGTTTCTGTGAGTATAGGTAAAAGGGGAATCTGGTTTACTGTACCTGTCATCTACACAGGTCAATGACATGTTTAGCTTTGcttgaaagcaaacaaatgtgTGATAAACTTGGTATGTAATAAAAAGGATAATTTTCATATCAGCTAAAAGTCTGATAATcagctcagaaaaataaaagctttatttttcttgtaccTCAGGATCTTCCTAAGATTGTAAAGGAAATTAGTCTGTTCCTCTGTTTAAACATCAGTGATAATGATATCCAAGACATCTGCAAGAAGTCCTCCTTCTCAGAGatgaaaagcaacacagaaaaggaaaacagtgatcCCAGTCACACTGTTTGTGCACTGACATCCAACAGGAAGCTGATTTTCCGAAAAGGTAAGTTCCCTGGGCTGGGCTTAACACAGCAGGAGTGGGAATTcagccaggggctgcagtccaGGTCTTTCCCAGACTGTAGTGACGCTTTGGGTCAGCCCTGGGAATCAGTGGCAAGACTCTTCAGTTTGAAGCCATCTTAACAATCGCTTTGTTTTCTAAGTTCTCTGGTGGCAAATGCAGGCTTGTAGTAGAGAAGCACAGAGGAGTCTGAACAACAGTCTGACAGCTATTGCTCTATGTGAGCTTTTCAACTAAAAGGAAAGGTTCACAAAGCATTACTCTTTATCTGTCTCTTTTTATCTCAAAGTTGACCTCCTCAGTCTTTTACAACATGTCCCCTCTGATATCACCTGCGAAGGTCACTTCGTTTACTAGAACGAGAAAGAGCGAGGCACATTCCTTGCAAAGGAGACAGCTCGTAGCCTTTATCCTCCATACCACTGCTTATCTTATTGAAATGTTCCTGAAAAAGGAATATGCTGACAGTGACAACAACAGAAGAATGGATGACTCAGCCACCTGATGGCCTCATAGGTAGCCTTCAGACCTTGGCCAAGCTGGAATCCGCGGTAGAATCTTCAACAGCGCTTAGCTCAGATGTGACTTAAAAATGCCTGCAGGAGCCATTTTCTTGCTATTGACATTTCAGGAGCTTGCTTGGATTCGGATAAGTCAATCAAAACCATCATGTTTAGATggattttgattatttttactTAGTCAATTTTTGAACAATAATTGACAGATTAAAACTAAGAGTTGTTTCAACTAAGAAAAATTTGTGTTCACATATAAATAGGGAAATGGTAAATTTTGctaattcagaatatttttaccAATGTGCTGAAACAAATCCCAAAATACAACCTGTcagtaaaaagcaaacaaacaaaaagctcagATGCACTTTTCTAGGTCAGCAAACTTCAACAAAGCTAcattgaaaaatttaaaaactccCAACAGTTTTACTTCCGGGTAGTTCCTATGCAAATCCCAGGGGTTTAGCCAGTTTCAGCCACTTTTCAGAAGATTTATATACATGTATTATTCTTCAGGCTCTCTTGTCTTGGCCTTGCTGTCTGGGTTGCTGGTTTAGTCAGCAGTTTTGGGATGGAGGGTCTCTAGAGGATGCACGAGGGAAAACTGTAAGCATTGTCTCATTAAAatatgtcatttaaaaaaataatttcctgtttgCTTGAACTGGATAACAATTGAAACACTTTACTGGACATGAGTGTGCATGGTCACTCAGAAGTAGTTAGCTGCCCAATTAGTGGGCCATCTCACCAGTGAAAGCTCTAGAGATTAGGAGCAGGTGTGAGTCATCTATCACGCCACTCTGGGCTCCTTTTTTAGGAGTCTTCTTTAGTCGATGGAGACATATGGCTGCTTTTGGCACCCCATTCATTGGATGAGTTTTAGATGTTTAGATGAGTTTTAGATGAGATGGATTTCAGCCAGGAAGTAACCATTTCCCTCCACTGACTGTGAAAGAGCCCAGAGAGAGACCTTTAACTCCATACATCTAAGGTGCAGCAAGATGCCTCCACTGAGATGACCAAGAGCTCTAATTCCATTTAGGAAACCTGCTGCTCTTCACGTACCACCTAGTGTTGATGGCACTAAACAAATCTGAGGCTGAGGGTTTAACACCCTTTATGGGTGATGATCCAGCTGCTTCCATCGGATTTTCACCAGACCAATAAAACAATTACTCATGATCATGACCTACCGCAGAGACTACGgttaataatatattaataatttgtGCCAACTGCAACATTAACAAAACTGGGCtgcctttaaataattttctgcactATATATTGTTAGCCTCACCAtccttttttctgttcctgctctCCTAGGTGTTGTTGGTGATTGGAAGAACCATTTCACTCCAAAACAGAATCGAAGGTTTGAGGAGATATTTAATGAGAGaatgaaaggcagcaaaatggCAACACGTCTCACCTATGAAATTTGACTCCGTGTGAAGAACAATACCCGTTAATCAACAAACACAGATAGAGTTATTGGTGGGAAATTCTGAAAAGGGATTCCCATTCGGTTTATAACCCTCCCAGTAGAAAGAATTGTAATCATGAGATTTTGAAGACAGGAAAATTCTGACACAATGCCAGAGCTGAACTCAGTTTTCAGCGGGCAGGTGTATATGGTTTTACAGAGGCAGGTGTCAGACCCATTTTTCTATAACCAAATCTACTTTAtcatgtctttattttttgctCTAGAAGGATACAAATGAACTTCGCAGATCTGATTTAGGAATTTTACCTaagatgttaagaaaaaaactaaaatcaAATCCATAATAATATGAAGATATAAAAAGTCTAAAAACACATCATAAGAAAATTACCAAAGATTTGACCTCAGACTTGCTCCCTCCCTGATCTACCATGATTTGGAAAGCACCTATATTACCGGACTGTGTCATTGATACTGAAGACAGAAACTGCAGCTGTATGTTCGAAAACCTGGAACGAAGTTTGTTTATAAAGTGTccggttttttgtttgtttgttgtttggtttttttttaacaatatgtAGTTCTTTGATGTAACTTATTTCTGGGTTAGCTACGGTATGTGTTTTAAATGCAACTGATGTAAATCCATGTAAATTTCTGCACCATATGTTGGGGAACcataaacatgtttttttctccatttgactttttgcctgcaaaatgcttttttccagtgttttgatGAGAACCATTTTACTTCATGGTCCGTGTACAATAGAATTCAGCAGTTCCACCGTGGCAAACAAACTGCTACTCAGAGACTGTTTAATCTGAACACAACTCCTTTATTTACCCTGCCCTGATAAGGCAGATTTTCCAAGAATCAGCTGTCTGTGTTCACATCTGGGTGACTGTTCTAGGAACCCaatgaagatttttcttctgatttattCTGTGATGTGTTTTCTGTCCTCACCTTCAATTTGCTTTGCAGGCTGGCTTTAAGGACTTTTCTCCCCAGACTAGATTTCCCCAACCATGTAATTCCAACATAtcagcaggcagaaaaaaacatagGAAAAGCTGatcaaaaaagaaatgcatgcaGGCAAGCATGATTATTCTGCTTTGTCTCCTGTGTGCTCTGAAGGTACACGACTGTAAAGCAAGCTCATCCTCTGGGTGTGTTGTTTCTATAAAGCCAAGGTATGGCCTTACTTACAGTGAACACTAACACTCCCTCTAGCCACACATTGCACACTCGCCACGCAGCCCTTTCATTTCATACCTTCCTTGTGCAAGCTGACATCAATACCTACCAATTTTACATCTGCACAAACGATACAGAAGTTACACGCTGAAAAGATCACTGAGGGAGAAGCCTGTTCAATAGCAGTCCCTTGTCATTTACCAATTCACTGGAATTTAAGGCAGATGCTGCCCTGTGCACAGTTTTATGCAAATAACCCATTTGGAAACCAGAAGTTTGTGTTGCTTTGACACTAAAAATCACTCTCTTCCTCTAGAATACCATGAACCACAGCTGCCCTCCTTCCAGGTGTCATTTTTCCACTCTTAATAAATGGTAAGAGGTCAGCTAATGATGATGCTTGAACATTTTACttaaagacttattttttaCTAGCCCTTTGagtatggaaaaaaggcaaagggtCCTTGGGCAAATAAAGTTTGCAAGCGAGTTTAACTGCATTAAGATGACTGCTGTAAGCAGCATTTATATGTATACTCACAATATGAAACTGTGTGTGAAGGGACAGGGTGAGGACAGGCCATGTGGATCAATGAGGGGGTTAAAGCATGCAGTCCTGAAGTGGCTGAAGGGGTAGCATCAGAATATAAGGTTGTGAGTGTTTTGCCAGCTGTCTGACCTCTACCCCTGTGCTGCGGTTAAATGgactttcaaaataaagttcCTCTCAGCAACACATTGTACTCACACAGCACTTTTAATCTCCAAATGCAGCTTTACTCAAAGCTTTATGCAATGCAGCCACACCTGAGGTAGAGCACAGCACCTGGTTGCCACTGAGTAACAGCCTGAGAAAAAACCAAGCAGTTTCTGCTAGTAAAACTAGTGTAGCAGGTCCATCCTaggccccagcacagcccagtgcAGCTGCGGACAGTGTAGCAAAACTGGCCTATGTTAGATGTCCAGAAAGCTAGGCTGGACACTGTTCCTAAAGGACAGGGTTATGTGATGGTAGCTACTGGCAACCAGGGTCTCCCAGCAGTTGCTACGCCTACCATTTCTTTCATCCtcttttctcttgctctcccctctgtgctgttgctccccttccccttcctctggcTGTagcacaccaccaccaccaccccgccACCAAGAGGTAttcaaactgaatttttcaaaGAATTGTTAATCTGGCTCCACAAGTCGTTTTGGCACATCATGGAGGTGTTCAATGATTTTCAAAACTTCCATAGTAAGATATTGTAAAAATGTCTCTTCccctctgtttttttgtttttctacgCTGGTTAAAACTTTTGGAGAGAGAGAATTTTCAGCCCTACAAGCCATAAAAATACTGGTCCAAAATGTACCTAGACCATAGTAATACTAAGCTTGGAAGAAACAAAGCCCTGCACAATCTCTATGGCATGTAAATGATTTCAGTACTGCTTTCCTATTCAGCTAATATATTGCACTTTCCTGAGTAAGGGTTCTTCTGAAGACTGACTTAATTAGGGAGGACAGCATTAAACATTTATGCCATCAGAGCTGAGACGTGAGGCTTCCACCCACTCTTATTGAAGTTAGCCTGCTTCACTTCCTACCCAGACTTACCTGGCCTTTGGGTCCaatgaaaaagagaacaagAGCATCTGAAGGGCTAGAACTCTTGTGAAAGGAACACGTGAATTCCAGGCCTTGCTTcaaggagtttttttttttcccctgaaaacaTCACATAACTATCTTCTAAAGTAGCTCTTAGAGAAGAAAAGGTGTTCAGGTAAACACCCTAGGAATCTGACTTTGTCATATTAGTTCTGATACAATGAGTTCAATGCCTAAAGCAGTTTCTTGGGAGGAAAACAATGGTGAAAAAAGTCTCTCAGAATAGCTTCAGGAACATCTTATAGCAGAGACAAGGGAGTCTGGAGAAGTGAGGGTGGGAAGAACAGCAAGGAGAAGGGATCTGAGCCAGTTCTGGTAATCTTTGAAGCCAGAAGTTATAGGAAAATAGAGAGGACTGAGGGCAGGAGATCAATTGGTGGGTTTCTGCACTGGGTCTAAATAGAACTGAGATGCTCAGGGGATGGAGAGAAGGGTTGACCTGTAACCATCAGCCAGCTGGAAAAGTAAACATGGAGGACCCGGAGGAATTTCCCGGGGGCCCATTTCATGTCCAGCTGAtgagagaggaaacagtcaCAGACCACAGACAAAGAGCGAAGGGCGCTCCTGCTGCAAAGACAGGACAGGAGGAATCAAGCTTCACAGAAAGGGCAGAGCATGAGAGTAAAGGCAATTGCTGAAAGACCACgttcagaaaggaggaaaagcactGAGTAGCCATACCACTCTTTCACCAGTTCCAGCCTCACAGGTGACCACAATCCACCTTCTTTCAAGGGACCAGCAACTACGAGAGAGGATTCTGCAGCAACTTCTTTATTAGCTTTGATAGGAGACagtcctcccctttccctgaATCTGTTTGCCTGTCCTGCGTACTGCAGAGGACAAACTGTAGGAAAGGACAGTGAAAGACAGTGGATGTGCATGGTGAGACACTGCCCTTCCCACGCTCCTGAGGAAAACACTTCTCTTGGCCAAGCAGAGAGGAGTGGCAGCACCTCATGGCCCCAGCAGGGAGCAAGCAGGAGCACCCAACAGCTGCTCGAGTGAAAAATCCAGCGACAGAAAAGCATGAAGTCACAAATTACATTGCCGTGCCTCCTTCTGGCCTCGTTCCAAACTGGTCCCATAGGCCAAGGCTAAGTGGAGAAACAGCTGTTTTGGAAACAACTGCAGCCCCATGGCACCAAAGACATGCCCACTCTGGCATGGGCTCTGCAGCCACTGAGCAAGCTTTCTGTCAATAAAAAGGGAAGCAGCGCTGCCtccaaaaggaacagaaatgtttgttcTTCACTGACACCTATTGACTGCAGTGTTTTAACTGCAAAGCTCTGCACAAGAATTAGGCATTGATTTTCACAGGATGCTGCAGGGCTCAAAAGCTGAAGCAGACTCTGAGCTGAATCAGACACAGGTCTGAATCTGGGACAGTCCTGGTACACGGACTGCTTAAGAGGTCCTTTGTTTCTGACTGCCAGGATCCGCAAGGACGTGCCTGGGAATGATCAGTCTGCACCACTGAGAATCTACTAGCAGTCACAGTAGAGACAGGATGATGAGATAGATGATGGCATTCACATGTAAGCAAATATTAACGCTTAGGAGtaataaaagcagattttccttttctgcctgtaAGGCCTTGTACTAAAACAAAAGATAACTGGGGTCTGTTGTTCGCTATCATTTGTGACCTCAGTAACTACTTAGACACAATCCAACAGCCAGGTAGGTATCACTGTGCTGCTCAAACTGCAGTTGGTTGCC encodes the following:
- the LOC104043590 gene encoding sulfotransferase 6B1, coding for MSNPSEAELIHKFKGISFTTRSSPELLKSLDTFDAREDDILLVSYPKSGTHWLAGILTRLYNTQITLTSPIEFGDISKLEELNKLSSKRIMPTHLDYNMLPPNFKNKKCKMIYISRNPKDTAVSMYHYYRENPNLPTIDTWTAFFDLFLKGDVVCGSWFDHFLSWEEHESDKNVLFLFYEDMKKDLPKIVKEISLFLCLNISDNDIQDICKKSSFSEMKSNTEKENSDPSHTVCALTSNRKLIFRKGVVGDWKNHFTPKQNRRFEEIFNERMKGSKMATRLTYEI